CATACCATCACAAGCTTCTACATACTCCCTCCATCCAAGTCTCAAGGTTACTCATGGGTATTCTAATCCTTAAGTGAAAGACGACagactgaaaaatatatatgcatcatCTGTTAactgataaaaaatataaatgccagTACTTGGAAGGCTCTAAGTCaacataaaacctttttaaagtaattttaaaagaaagcaaaaatatgcaaaaagattaaacattaaatatgagatttttaaaaatattttatttattcatgagagacacaacagagagaggcagagaaacaggcagagggagaagcaggctccatgcttgaaGCCTGAtgaagggactcaatcccagaactactggatcacgccctgagccaaaagcagacgctcaaccactgagccacccaggtgtccctaaatatgAGATATTTATTAATGGTGAGGAAAACAGATTATATACCTCAGATACTACTATGAAAAGTCTGATATATAATTCCTGATTGATCATATCTGgtagaaaaaaatttcaggttGCCAGACAGAAAATTCACCTTTCACAAATGTCAAAAGCTTAATCATAATGTTTTCTATAATACTGGTCAAACCATACATTAACAGAGAAGAACAAACGTATATGCAACAAATTAGGTTATTAGATCAAATTttgttagttttaaaaattcaggtaaAGCCTATACCATACAAAATTCAGATAATGGCAGTAAGGACAAACACTTGACAATGATGTATCAAAAGAAACAAGGtctaacaatttttttcctgCAGTGAAACATCCGTTAATAAGTTAAGATAGACCTTTTAGTCTCCTCGTGATATTTTTAGTAGTCAATTAGAAgaattaaaatgtgaataaatttgGAGTTTCCCAAACAAAGGATCAGATAGGAAGGAAGATAGGAAGtaatacaaaaaagaaactaTCCATTATGTCTCAAGTCAAACAGCAAAACAACAGCAGGTTACCTCAATgtcatttgttaaaaaagaatCCCTGAGTCAACCTTACTAAGTtaccttaaataaataagaaaaaaaaataataaagccatatGTTAGTGTTCTTCAGCCGATTTACTCATTTAATCCACAACTGCAGAGGGTCCGTGGGGCATTATGCCACTTACAatggaaattctttttaaaaaaagagaaaaatattctttgacCTCCAGGCATCTGGTAGTTAAtgccagaaaaagaacaaattcaatACAGTACAGGTAATCCATCATGAGGAATTTAACACTCATAGAAGTTATAGATTGGGAAACCATTAAATGCTAGtggttttttgaaaaatattgagaCTTTATGAGCAATAGGAAGTAAATAtaggcaagggggaaaaaagaagataagaatTCAAGGACAGCAATAAAAAACAGGGAAGATAACTCAAGTAGAGAAGCACAAGCTGGAAGCAGAGCTATCTATGGAGAGAACGATGCTGCAGCAGAGGCCAGAGAAGGGGACATGACATATGAGTGAGAGCTGGAGATGGCTGCAAAAGGTCTACCTGGAGCCTCTGAACCACAAGTCTTAAGGGACAGCAATCAACATCCAATGGGAATGTTTACCAAAATTATTGGCAtattatttcatgaaaataagagatttaataCTTACCCGATTTAAATGGTTGCTCCTTAAAATAACCTGTAGTAGGGTTTTCTCAAATTCTTCTAACTTCTTGGAACACTTTTTAAGAATATGATTAGATAAGTGACAATCACTGATCAATCCAGCTAAAGTATCAACAGCATCTGCCCAAAAGCttgaaaaaggaaatttgggTTTACGGTAAAAAGTGATCAGGCCATCCAGCAACTGAAAAACAGAATCAGATACTGTGGTAAAGTCATTTTCAAAGTGGCTTAAGTCTGTTTTCAGACTCCCTGATTCTGTCAAGTTCTTCAGTTCAAGTAGACGTTGCAAGAATTGCATGTGGGAAAACAGAGGATTTTCCACAGTGGCACCATGTCTTTTCACAATGGGCAGGGGCAGAAAGGGTGTGGGGGTGCAGCTCTCCACAAAATGCTGGGGCATCTCTGAAGGTTCACTTCTCTCCTCATTTGATAAATCACACCCAGAATCTTCCAGCTGACTTAATGTATTTTCAGAACTTCCAGGTTCCTGAGCCTGCAACTGGGAAGTTGGGTCTCCTGAAACAGAAAGGAATAAGTGTTATCTTTCTGTCAATTTCTTCATATAAAAACtagagaagggcacctgggtggctcagttggttaagtgtccaactcttgaatttggctcaggtcacgatctcaggattgtgagatcaagccccatgtcgggctccttgctgaATGTAGAGCCTACTtaggagtctctccctctccccccaccaccctgcttatgcttgttctttctcagcaacaacaacaacaataaaactagACAGATTTTCtaacttaaaatacttaaaatactaaATGAAGCATGGAAAAacctactaaacatttaaaaactagtaGCATAAAAATCAAAGAGAGGAAAAACTGTGAAAGAAATTGCTTAAGCTGACTACAGAATGAGCTCCGGTAGAAAGTAAAGGTGATTCCCCCATATTTTTTCAGGTCACTATCTCTCATCCAACTATGTGCCattcttgaaagacacagagaagaaaccACAAGACCTGAAGGAGGTAACTGGTAGAGATTCCAACAGGTAACTAACTACAGGGCAATAAGGTGTATCCAGAGATAGAGATGTGCTCAGGGCACTAGGAAAACAGGAGGACCACCGAACAGCGTGCCCTGGTTGGATTAGTGCATCTTAGAAGAGGTGATGGTGGAACTAGTTTATAAAGCAAATGTAGGCATTCCAAGTTAAAAGTTAGGGGAATGCAGGAAGAGAATTCCATATACCAAAAGGTAAGAGCTAAAGTATAGacttaagaaggaaaataaaagcatttgtgTGTATAAGGAGCCATAAGTAGTTTGATGTTCATTTACAGAAAATATGAAGCAAGatactaaaagaaagaaatatgtagaGGTCAGCTCATCAAATATCTTAGAAGGCATATAAAGGGCTTAGAATATAGGAAGAGTGAATGTAATTCAAACTTAAATAATGTAAGACCCCTTTGGAAAAATTACACATCCACATGTATAcctgatatataaaaataagtaccTGTAAACAActtatacatatgtgtgtgtgtacttataATTATTCAAGCAAACCTACATCTGTATCAAGAGAGATAAATAGATGGATAGGTAGAGTGAGATCTCATAGATCCTTGGAAGGATCAGAATCTTCTGATACTGACTGAGAGATACTGCAATTAAAGCTAACCTAGTAATTTTAGGTCATTCTTTGACAGAGATGCCATCATAAACACAAATAAGGTTACTGTCTGTAAAATGATTATCagtaaaatatacacacaaaattgAGAAATTCTCATTGAATGTTCTAAAGTACATGCATATATTTATGAAACCAAGGCTGGGAAATATTGCTGCCAGCAATGAAAGACACTAAATAGTATAATGCAGGAAAGagaaatggctttatttttcatttcacagatCACTCCCTCTATTGGCTGCATGAAAGGCAGATTTGAGGAGGACACAATGAGACATTGAAGGATGTCCTAATATCagatgatgaaagaaatgaacCATGCAGTTGctgtggaaaagaaaggaaggggctgaccaaggaaacaaatataaaacatcaaaatataaTCTAGAAGGCAGCGAACTGATTAGGTATGGGCAATGAAGTTGAGGTAGGAATAAatttctcctttgtttctgaCTCAGGTGACCAGGTAAATGACAGCACTACTAATTGAAATGGTaaaaacacagacaaaaaaaacTGGCTTAGGAGAAATGATGGGAGTTCAGGTTTGGTCTTATAAACTGCGAAGCAACTGGAGAAACTCTAGGCAAAGAGACTGACCTAGAAATTGGTCCCATAAGCCTAAGGATGGGGAAAAAGTCCAgactgaaaatacatttttaggagTCATCAGTATGTAGGTGGTACATGAAATCATGAAAATGGTTATGATCACTTGGAAAGAGCATGAGAAGTGACTAGAATGGATCAAAGAGGGACCTTGAGGAGTATCAATATTTGAGGGCTgactagagaataaaaataattaaggagacagagaaggaacaATTAAAGAggtacaaaaagaataaaaatgactgTGTTATGAAAATCAAGGACAAAGTTTCAAGGAGAATTGCATGCAGTAGAGAAGTCCATAAAAtacaaagctgaaaaaaaaatatgttggaaTTACTCATTAGAAAATCACCAGTGATTGGATCCACAGAAGCCTTGCTCAGGCAGGGTGGTGGACAGAGGCCAGAAGGCAATAGGAGTGACTGGGCAGAAAGTCAGAGAAGATTGGCCGAGGTTTCTGAGGAGTTGGATCAGGAAAGTATAAAATGGGAGAGTAATTGCAGGCAAATGTGGCATGTCAGATTAGGAGAAGCTTGAGCAATTAtagactaagaagaaaaaaacaacacagaagcAAAATTTGGagttataagaaaaatttaaaaagccaggtGAGGCATGGCCTTGGAAAAGGCAGGGGGAGACTGAGTCAAAGACCCCAGTGGATAGGTTGTACTTGATACAGGAtgcagaagtaatttttttttcctttgaggctaaaagaaagagaatgaaaatgtatAGGAGatgtaaaaaaagaatacaaaaaaaaaatacccttagCATACAGGAAGTTAAAGGAGATTTCACcagagtcattttttaaaattagagatgAGGGGATACTGGTTGATCAGGGCATGGAAAGAATGATGAGAGGAACCCTCCTCAACTTACATTGGAAATCTATCTGATTTGTTGCTCTTTTGTCCTTCAATACAAATAGAAGGTGATGATGAAGCAAAATGAGAAGATCAGGCTTTGATTTAGAGTTCATTCAATTAACAAATGTCTGCCATAACCACCAGAAATGTGCAACTATGTGCTTGCTAATTATCACGACAGTATCTGTACTCTGTGGTAAGAGGATAACGCAGTAAGTTCATAAATGTGGTGGTAACCCAAACGGTGAACTATTGGTGAAGCATTTAACTACATGTGACTATTTCTATACTAAAACAGGCACACAGCCTGCTCATTTTAAGCCACcagacaatttctttttcttatgagtaagaataagtatttgaaatgAGTTCTCACCCTTCACAAAAGGGTGAGGGATTACAGTAATTATTTAGatagattatatttttctttcatggaatTCAAAATGGTTCTTCACTAAGAAagtgaacataaaaaaaaaaaaaaaataaaaaaaaaaaaaataaaaaaaaaaaaaaaaaaaaaaaaagaaagtgaacataagtttaaatatttcatgaaCCTACTCAACTTTCCATCAAGGTAAGCTGAACTTCATGGATGATGATTTTACAGAAGACATAAAATGAATTCTACCAACAACTAGACTGGGAAGCAAAAAGCTGTTttcttgtttctgctttttacTCCTCATTGGCGTTATCTCCTGGCAAGTCATAACCATTCCATCCCATCTCCTTCAAGTGCTGATAGGTACATATTTGCCAGGAATAGTTCTACAAGTGCATGTATTCTGGGCATAGGAATATACACTGACCATCACACTCCCTGGCTGCTTCATTTCTACACCTGCAGAAAAGACTGATGAGGGCATATGTTGAAGATGCCAATGTGGGAAACCACACATAGAGCAATGTCCTCTCAGTGCCCTAAAGTAATGCACAAACTCCACCAGCAAGGACCACAGTGAGCCTTCATGCAATATGGCTTACAGTATTAAAGTCACTCTGTCAAAATTAATAGAAGAATCTCATATTCACATTTCactttacaaagcactttcacatcAAATAATTCAATTGTTCCCAACAACCCTTGAACATGTGTTATTATTATCCCTAATTTACCAATAAGGAAATGCATGCTCAACTTGATTAAGAGGTCTAAGAAAagccacagagggagaagtgaaaCCAATTACTCGGTTCCAAGTCCAATCATCTTCTAACCACAGCAAAAGGCTTGTGTGCTCCCATGCCAGCTTCTGTACATACCCCTGGCTCTTTAAAGGGGTCTTACAGAACTCATTCTACTCAGATTCTACTCATTTGCTTGGATgacttttctcaaaataaatcttgaaGCTTGACTAACAAAGCATCATAcccaaaggagagaagagaaaatgaagccaTGCTACTGCAACTTTCtgtaatttctgttttttccaGAAGGGACTAAGGTGAAGCAGGAGTCAAATGATGTTTCTCTCTTAATTTGTTATTGGGCTGAAGGGATTGAGGACTGTAATTTCTCTCCAAGTTATTGGAGATGATCTAATCAACATATTTGTCATTAGATTTAAAGAGACAGTAAAGTACATATACACAGATGCTGATCAGAGTCCAGCACATATTAAATGCTCAGAaatattatctattatttttaaatgataatagatACCAAGAATCTAAATTATGCTAAAGCATGACATCATATATAAAAGTGcataaaatatcaattaaaattacAGATCCTGTCTAAAATACCCTATAGTCCCTCTCTTATACCCCAGACCTCAGGCTTACAATTCCATTTCACTGGacctttgtttcttcatcttcttccaaTTGTTAAATTCCATCCTAATCCCACTTACCATTTATGAGTAGATCTCAAGCTTGCTCAACAAAACAGAGCTGTGCTCACCAGCTACACATCCTACCCCTGAATCAAATGTATTTTCTGCTGCACCCCAAATTGTCACATCCACATCAATTCTTGATGCCTTTTGTCACCCATTTCTACAATCCCTACATTACTTATAAATTTAGACCCATAGAACCAGCTGTCTAAAAGACATCCATACACCTTTAAAATTCCATCaactttttgtttataaaactGTACAAATCATCTTCGTGCACTGCACACATAAACATACAATTCTTGTTTGTACAGCATACAGCCAATTTCAGCCAAGAGCAAAACTATTCCTCTAATCACCAGACCCGAGTGAGGGATCACCCTGGGCAACTTTCTTCCACCATCCACATAGAGTGAAATGCCATGTCCTGCTGATTCTACCTTCTGTACCTGTATTAGTCAGGACcctccagagaaatgaaaacaataagatatatacacaagagagggagaaaagagatttattatgaggCATTGGCTCACGTAATTATGAAGGTTGAAAAATCCCAAGATTCGCAGTCAGCCAGCCAGAGACCTAGGAGAGCAATGGTATTATATTCCAGTGAGACTACAAAGGCCTACAAAGAGGAGCTGGCAGTGTAAGTTCCAGTCTGAAAGCCAGCAGGCTCGAGCCCCAAGGAGAGCCAATGTTTCAGGTCAAGTTCAAGGCAGGAAGAGACCAATGCCCCAACTCAAAAGGCAGTCAGGAAGAAGGAATTCACTCTTACtcagcctttttgttctcttcatGAGTTCAACAGATTGGATCAAGTCCATCCACACTAGGGTAGGTggtctgctttactcagtctattcAAATGTTCATCATGTCTAAAAATACTCTTACAGACATATCTACAATAACACTTGACCAAATACTGGGCACTAGGTGACCCCAGCCatgttaacacataaaattaaccatcattaCATATGTGAACCtattcttcccttctcccctcccctgctctagTTCACACCATCATATCTCTTGAATTGATCACTGCAACACCCTTGCCTAACTGATCGACCTGCCTTTGATTCTGTCTTCTTCCAGGCCATATTCTGAACTGACCTAAGAGTCATCCTGCTGAAATACTAATTTGATCACAGGATTATCATCCTTAAAACCTTCCAAAGGCTTCCTTTACCAGATAGAGTCCTCTAAGATCCTCAGCT
The Canis aureus isolate CA01 chromosome 7, VMU_Caureus_v.1.0, whole genome shotgun sequence genome window above contains:
- the MEI4 gene encoding meiosis-specific protein MEI4 isoform X2; the protein is MDDQTWYLRTSKLALALAIIRSTPADTSSREYTEHLAKVVSEQESTWRSKVQVLEAEVLQLRHKLLLSRMCAEVFKSGDPTSQLQAQEPGSSENTLSQLEDSGCDLSNEERSEPSEMPQHFVESCTPTPFLPLPIVKRHGATVENPLFSHMQFLQRLLELKNLTESGSLKTDLSHFENDFTTVSDSVFQLLDGLITFYRKPKFPFSSFWADAVDTLAGLISDCHLSNHILKKCSKKLEEFEKTLLQVILRSNHLNRVQASYVTRYENIFSLFWVLEQLLQKETKEGNTSSVVHDDQEIKKFLQKHDENISQLSDAFPLFTLYLWRLGILLNSVETVESKSLP